The following proteins are co-located in the Impatiens glandulifera unplaced genomic scaffold, dImpGla2.1, whole genome shotgun sequence genome:
- the LOC124917480 gene encoding uncharacterized protein LOC124917480 isoform X2: MTVLAQPLAIFSDSLSHLRPSSRQVVGVAVNSFFASPKKNSSRSVASTTPPPLPSVSLSYFRSSSANSSTNHDVSVDEDVEGEVASVEAVAVDVEDEYCTPSIDDIEIEIENTGNNSRRIRSRIPIEANLQTVWNILTDYARLAEFIPNLTISQLLEKGDNFARLLQVGQQELAFGLNFKAKGIVDCYEKDLICFSSSQRRDIEFKMIEGDFQLFEGKWSIEQRLCGAVHGKM; this comes from the exons ATGACCGTACTGGCCCAGCCACTGGCAATCTTCTCCGATTCCCTTTCTCATCTCCGTCCTTCCTCCCGGCAAGTAGTAGGAGTCGCCGTCAATTCCTTCTTTGCATCACCGAAGAAGAATTCCAGCCGCTCTGTCGCAAGTACAACTCCACCGCCATTACCGTCCGTCTCCTTGTCGTATTTCAGATCCTCCTCCGCAAATTCTTCCACCAACCACGACGTCTCTGTTGATGAGGATGTTGAAGGTGAAGTTGCATCTGTCGAGGCTGTAGCTGTGGATGTTGAAGACGAGTACTGCACGCCTTCTATCGATGATATTGAGATTGAGATAGAAAATACTGGGAATAACTCCCGTAGAATCAGGTCCAGGATTCCCATCGAGGCGAATCTCCAAACAGTCTGGAACATTTTGACTGATTACGCTAGATTGGCTGAATTCATTCCCAACCTCACTATCAGTCAATTACTCGAGAAGGGAGACAACTTCGCCCGTTTACTTCAG GTTGGACAGCAGGAACTGGCATTTGGACTGAACTTTAAAGCAAAAGGCATTGTTGATTGTTATGAAAAAGatcttatttgtttttcttctagTCAAAGACGTGATATTGAATTTAAGATGATTGAAGGAGACTTTCAACTCTTTGAAGGAAAATGGTCTATCGAACAG AGATTATGTGGTGCAGTACATGGAAAGATGTGA
- the LOC124917480 gene encoding uncharacterized protein LOC124917480 isoform X1: MTVLAQPLAIFSDSLSHLRPSSRQVVGVAVNSFFASPKKNSSRSVASTTPPPLPSVSLSYFRSSSANSSTNHDVSVDEDVEGEVASVEAVAVDVEDEYCTPSIDDIEIEIENTGNNSRRIRSRIPIEANLQTVWNILTDYARLAEFIPNLTISQLLEKGDNFARLLQVGQQELAFGLNFKAKGIVDCYEKDLICFSSSQRRDIEFKMIEGDFQLFEGKWSIEQYMERCEGVELSVGQQQQLYTVLTYSVDVKPKIWLPVSLVEGRLCREIKLNLKSIRDVAEKLSQDICPVL; this comes from the exons ATGACCGTACTGGCCCAGCCACTGGCAATCTTCTCCGATTCCCTTTCTCATCTCCGTCCTTCCTCCCGGCAAGTAGTAGGAGTCGCCGTCAATTCCTTCTTTGCATCACCGAAGAAGAATTCCAGCCGCTCTGTCGCAAGTACAACTCCACCGCCATTACCGTCCGTCTCCTTGTCGTATTTCAGATCCTCCTCCGCAAATTCTTCCACCAACCACGACGTCTCTGTTGATGAGGATGTTGAAGGTGAAGTTGCATCTGTCGAGGCTGTAGCTGTGGATGTTGAAGACGAGTACTGCACGCCTTCTATCGATGATATTGAGATTGAGATAGAAAATACTGGGAATAACTCCCGTAGAATCAGGTCCAGGATTCCCATCGAGGCGAATCTCCAAACAGTCTGGAACATTTTGACTGATTACGCTAGATTGGCTGAATTCATTCCCAACCTCACTATCAGTCAATTACTCGAGAAGGGAGACAACTTCGCCCGTTTACTTCAG GTTGGACAGCAGGAACTGGCATTTGGACTGAACTTTAAAGCAAAAGGCATTGTTGATTGTTATGAAAAAGatcttatttgtttttcttctagTCAAAGACGTGATATTGAATTTAAGATGATTGAAGGAGACTTTCAACTCTTTGAAGGAAAATGGTCTATCGAACAG TACATGGAAAGATGTGAAGGTGTTGAACTGTCAGTAGGCCAACAACAACAACTTTACACGGTTCTTACATATTCAGTTGATGTGAAACCAAAGATATGGTTGCCGGTTAGCCTGGTTGAAGGCAGATTATGCAGAGAGATTAAACTCAACCTGAAAAGCATAAGAGATGTGGCAGAGAAACTGAGTCAAGACATATGTCCGGTTCTCTAA